TTTCGTAGATACAAATAATCTATTTATACGTCagattttacaatttacaccTTTTGTCTTAAGAAATATGGTCCACACATTTCAAAAGTGCTATCCTATGAGATATCACAAGATTGTTGTTTTTAATACGCCAAAAGCGTTCGAAGTTATTATCGAGATTATGAAAACTTTCATGTCGGAGaagttaaaaaatagatttcacGTCTACTCACACAAGCATTGTTTCGAAGATATTCCTGCTCATATCTTACCTGTCGAATATGGTGGTACCGATGGAACACTTGAGGAATTAACAggtaattacataaattaaatagatataaatgtaGACAAtaatgcgcgcgcgtgtgtgtgtgtgtataatacaagtatttatttttgcagTACATTGGAAAAAATTGATCGAGAAGAATCGTGACTGGATTACGAAAATGACggaatgaaataatattttggacTAGATTTAGAAACAGCAGAAAGTATAATATCTaaatttctaaacaagaaataaatattaatattcaccAATATTCATTCGTCAATATTAATACTgagtatttattaatactagTATTGGCAAAAAAGTATTAGccaatttagtattaaatactCAATACTCATTTTTTGTAAGGAAAAGTACTggtttatttgtaatttctaaattttgataactgaTCACAAATCATGATGAACATTCATTGCCTATTCTTTAATTGTGACAATGTTTTATCTGACTTGCgtaacatatttttcattatttttatatagttttcaaaaaaactatCAAGGCATCCAAATTTCTTGACGTCTTGGGACAAATGTATCAAATTGTGTATAAGTTACATTTTGTtgccatataatattttaatcgtttttataaaatatattagtaaatcatttacgtatattttattgtatgaaCAGTCTTGTGGGCAACGTAAAATTTGTGTGGCCGTATGTAAtacacaaaaatgtttaaaataatctttgttcagatatttgttaaaaataataggtTCAAGATGTAGAAGAAGACAATCGAAATGCTGTGGCTTTCTAACGATCAGCTTCATTGATTCTACCGCATGGATGTTGAGAAAATTGTTTGCGAACAAGAAACGATGAATAGATCAAGAAACTTTTAGAGTAATAAtcgttgattttattaaaatcgttttgcatttatacttgaaaaatgaGATCTTTGAACAAAAACCGgtattcttgtagttttttttcTCGAATTACTTTGCCTCGTCGAGTTACAAGAACCCGTTTCGGAATTCTGTTCGTCTGCATACTTTTTTGCGCAATGTCGTAAAACGGTCGCTTTCGAGTACCccaaaaaattgcataatatcGGTCGGCGAATTATTGCCGCTCTTCGATTATATTCCGCGCTTGGTCTTATTAACTCGGACATTTTGAAATCATACACGTTTTACATATACATCTGACTTACCCAATCGCCAACAATCATCTACTGCTAAAGTCACATGTATAGAGAACTATAGAGAAATTCAAATTGAATTGTGTCCGAATTTAGTTGACGCACCTTGTATATTACTAAAATTGcaccaaaatataaaaataaattatattctgttATTTGCTATcatatccaattttttaaaataatatagatgAAAGGAACAACCATTAAAAaagcataaatttataataatagatgATAATTTTAGTGATTATCGTACGAAATGTAGTGCACAAAATTGCGCATAAAAGCGCAATGAAAAATTTAAGGTAAATTATGTCAAACACATATAAATacttatacactgagaaaaaaaagttgttaacttgactaaaattttcaacttaattaaatttctttaattaaagtatttatgtatttaatttatataaataaatgtttaaatcaaagttcaagtattttatgtatttgaattcagtgcataaatagttgaactaaaaaagtttaatcatgttgaaaattttagtcaagttaacaacttttttttctcaactgtatatataataagattttaaaaatatttattaaacatcttttttacgTTTACGTATATagtgttatttttgaaacaatatacttatttgctattatattaaaatttggatGCATGATTCTAAATTTTTCTTGTGGTATATAGAGTGTGATAAAAGTACTGCGCGgtctattaaattataaatcaccCCTACTTTTTGGCAGCGAGGGTGATTCAAAAAGTACGAAAGTACGCGTCTCGAGAAAGTCTCCTTTTGATaccaattaattataatgtagTTGTTGTTAACACTGACACTGACAGATCTAAAAAACTtagaaaatgattatttttctttttggatGGTGAATTTTATACGGTCGTAGTGGGT
The Solenopsis invicta isolate M01_SB chromosome 16, UNIL_Sinv_3.0, whole genome shotgun sequence genome window above contains:
- the LOC105202826 gene encoding alpha-tocopherol transfer protein-like isoform X2 codes for the protein MLDRREWSFARTNRVVLPLRKPDNQGRLIFIIRGNLHDPRKHKIPDLAKICILVLETMMKYYPAGSIYGYSVFVDTNNLFIRQILQFTPFVLRNMVHTFQKCYPMRYHKIVVFNTPKAFEVIIEIMKTFMSEKLKNRFHVYSHKHCFEDIPAHILPVEYGGTDGTLEELTVHWKKLIEKNRDWITKMTE
- the LOC105202826 gene encoding alpha-tocopherol transfer protein-like isoform X1, with the protein product MDPFRAELQELLEMGVVLPLRKPDNQGRLIFIIRGNLHDPRKHKIPDLAKICILVLETMMKYYPAGSIYGYSVFVDTNNLFIRQILQFTPFVLRNMVHTFQKCYPMRYHKIVVFNTPKAFEVIIEIMKTFMSEKLKNRFHVYSHKHCFEDIPAHILPVEYGGTDGTLEELTVHWKKLIEKNRDWITKMTE